In Capsicum annuum cultivar UCD-10X-F1 unplaced genomic scaffold, UCD10Xv1.1 ctg20877, whole genome shotgun sequence, the DNA window AAATAATATGTTAGCATATCTTTAATTTTGATGGCCGAAGTCAGTGGCTGAGTCAAGATTTTCACTAAGGGGTTCAGAGATAGCATGTGGATAACTTagagggggttcaacatctactatataaaCACAAACactaattttaataatatataaatagtataattttctacCGAAGGAAGTTCAGATGAACACCTCGTCAAAGGGTAGCTCCGCTGCCCCTGCCTCAGTATATATCTATAACCTCCAACTTTGAATATGTACAAGTACAcacttaaaattttataaaattgaacaagtagacacaagcatctatgtggcataatacatgTAGGACGCCATGTAGGTCATGAATTAGCCACGTAGGATGTCACATAGAATACATACATCTATTTGtttaactttatacaagtttaactGCCTGCTTATGCACACACAAAGATAAACGGCATACATGAAAGTTGAAGCCAAATTAAAAGACACATTTATGTATGGTTTATGCATTAAATATATGACGCATCACTAGTaagcataatataataattaaaaaaattaacaaaagtcAAACTTTAGACATAATACTTACATAGTATGTAGTAACTGTACCAGCTGAATTTCCAGGCACGAGTTTAAGCTGCATATCGAACCTTCCAAACAAAAACTCGTTCTTGGATTGAACACCACAACCAGAGGCTTTGTCAAGTGAGAGGGTAAGGAGTTCCCCATTGTTTAAAACTTTTGCCCTATCATTACCCCATGTAACATCAAAATCTTGATTAAAATTGTTAGAATTAACCAAACTATAATGCAAAGAGCATAAGACAAGAAAGAACAAACATTGAGTTAATGAAGAATCCATGAATTGGTTCAATATTTAGTGTTTGTTTTTCACAAGTCAAAGGTTGTATGTAACTTTGTATACATAGGTTTACTATATACAGGGATGAAAAGTTGTTAGGACCAAAAACAAAGTTCTTAGAAATTGGAGGGACCATTTTGGTAATGGAGTAGGACAGCTGGCAAATACTTTATGGGTGGGCCCTATGAATCAGACGTGGCTTAATTTTATGGCAAAGTTCAGTATCATTATATACACATCATCATGAAAACAAATTTCTAATTTCTAATTCAAGTAACACGGTTTAAACCTTTTTTaattatcttagaaaagaataaaaacttaCACACATTCGATGtacatattaaattaatatttttattataattaaataattaaattaaattaaattaaataaatactaattaatcatgaataaatttcataaattttaaatttaaatatatgacATACACATATTGATTTGATGTATACATCAAATTCGTGTAagttaggggtgtgcatcgatcggttcggttcgattttatgtgttggttcggtttatcgatttttggtttttaaatatgtaaagccaataaccaaccaataagatattttcttgtCTGTTtagatttatcgatttttggtccttaacagttcggtttaaccaataagaaaatacttatataatagaaatagtaataactaacataaaaaaatgaaatcttaattaccgtCAAAACCTACggaatgcattttagtttacaataatcttcaaatttgaactgaatgttagttaggaaaaaaattaaatcctaattgttggaagctataaatgctacaagctttttattacgataatagccgTACTTTATATTGTGCCTCTATTGCCCTGAATAGgctaatactttgtgaatcactgaattatgaattagtagtgcatataatctatatacatacacatctctttctatatatatagataaagagagagatatttaaatatataacataaatagggataaaacaataacttagtatATTCTTAACTCAATAAGCTAAAACCAAtaccgaaccgtttacccaataaatttttttataaaaccaataaaaaactgttaacccgataacccaataacatttttatcggttcgatttatcgatcGGTTCGGTTTTTGCAGTAAGTTTTAACTTTTAACCCCTCTTCTTGTGTCATATTAAGTGATAAGCTTTACTTTTAAAATGTCAAATTGTAGTTGTTAAGTAGTTCATCGATGATGAAATTGAAGGGGATAGTAAAAAACTAAGGGATACTTTGATTTGAAGATAAGTTCTTTTAAAGCAATATATATATCGGGGTAATGTTCAATTTCTATACAACGATGGtataaataaaagtttataattagataaatattaatttagagggctgatataatttttttttttctacatttGTTAATATAATTGATCATTTCTATGGGGGATATATATGCAAGTGGGAGGGCGAAAACTCTAGGGAATTCTATTGGCTCACTTAGAAAATTCTAATAACCAATGAATAATACTCCCTTGGTTCATTTTTACTGGTTAAGTTTTGCTTATCACCCTTTTCACGATCAGATAATACGATCGTATGATCGATGTACGATCGTGGGAATTTCTCGTATGAGCATCACATGAGACTCATCCTCTTGATCATGTTACGACAGTCTTGGCATGACTACGGTTAGGCCATAATACCAAACGGTCCAACAAGCACCCAAAAAGTCCACAAACTCGATCGGCtagaacaagaagaacacaaagACGGAAACAAGGGCACAAACACAACAAGAAACGAAATGCAATatattaaaggatagatagattgacaaaTGAGTGTATAAACTCCAAGAACCCTAAGATGTATCAAACCTAAGGATTCTTACAATCTACACAAACTATCACCAATCTCCTACGTAGACACAAGAGGGACGTTACCTCCTCTAGCACCAATGTTTCAAGCCAACGATTGCAACACAAACGATATTCACACTTGGTGCCCTCATTTCGGTttggtggctattccaagccctacaactaaaggtgttacactcctcacactagagagagtttGTTACAATGTTTCAAAGTCTTACATCAATAAACAACCAAGGAGTAAAAGccctaatactaaactatatatagtcttaTTATAATTGAAggacaaaagaccaaaatactcttaaTGAAGGGTGGATGCCTATGGAGTGTAAATTGGGCATGCGAAATCCCTAAAAACCCTTAATGAAGGTGCTTTTGAATGCTCCATGGTCGTGGTTCTTCAAGCATCCCCCAAGCCACCTTCCATATGCGACTTTGCCTCATGGAATGCTCGAAATGGCCTCTCTATGCATGCTCTCTTCCCCTCAATGCGACCACAATCGGATCCTTCATGTGTTGGCCTCGAATGATGTCTTCCAAAGTTAGGATGgtcatttggctcgtatcatcctccccttcttgaaaaggaccTCGAATCTACACTTTGCAAGAACAAAGAAAGGGCAAAACAAGTACAAAATTCTCGTGGCACGAGGGTTAGGGTTTGTACAACAAacaacatcatcatgccaaggtggtacacacttgagatataaccaAACATCCTTTGTTTTAATCAAGAGGTAAGGAAGCCACCATGATTGTAATGGCATCACTAGATACAAAAGGTAAGATTACCTTTATCCTAGGAACCATAAGGCACAATTGTTTCTCTATACCCATGATATCAAGCATGCTCCCAAGAGTCCCACAAGATACTTCAAATTGTCCAACCCTATAAAGGTGACAAGAAGTCTTGAACATCCTTGGACTCTTCCACAAACAAGAATACAACCTGGCATCCACAAGTTGCAGTTCAGATAACTTTAagtacaagtgtgtcaaacatggatgcactatataaaagtaaagaattatagaagaattttgatgtatttaaaatatgtctcaagaaagatcaaatacattatttatattaatgaaaaaaattattataaaaaatcgACTATAATAATTACAACTTTGCATATCgagatttaaaatataaattgtataaaataaaaaaaaatcttgaaaatttaagGCCTCTGTTTGATTTTCGCCTTAGACCACCGATTTATTTGGGTCGACCCTACCTGGTTAAGACAATTTATTaactattttgaaattaattatcttaaaattataatGCTATTTATACCCTACCTTAAATTTTAATGGTATTATTGTTTACCTATTAAAGCAACATATGTCAAACAAAATCTGAATCAAACTTCATTTATTACAAAactctcaaagaaaaaaaaaggcaaaagaaTTGCTATATGCACTGCAATTGTCACATTCGTGTAACATTACATCTTATTACATGATCCTATTCCAAAATTTATCGTCTATAAAAATGAATCTCATAAATTACAAGAGGAATATGATAATTAATTAACAATACCTATGAACTAATAAATGTTGCTGatcagattcttcaaaaatattgacGGTCAAATATCTTATCCTccaaaaataatacatttttaaAGGATTAAACACTTAGAATAAGGCAGTTTTAACCGGTCGTAGAGTTGAAAGTGCATTC includes these proteins:
- the LOC107877507 gene encoding xyloglucan endotransglucosylase protein 1 (The sequence of the model RefSeq protein was modified relative to this genomic sequence to represent the inferred CDS: added 4 bases not found in genome assembly) is translated as MASLTQCLFFLVLCSLHYSLVNSNNFNQDFDVTWGNDRAKVLNNGELLTLSLDKASGCGVQSKNEFLFGRFDMQLKLVPGNSAGTVTTYYLSSSRDRGSTSDCMRFELLGNLIGDPYIVHTNVYTQGKGDKEQQFYLWFDPTQDFHTYSILWNPQIIIFYVDGTPI